In Granulicella mallensis MP5ACTX8, the sequence CTTGACCGCTACATTCTGCCGGCGGTGCAGGAGCAGGTAAAGGGCGAGTTTCGTCTCTCCGATGACCAGATCGGTTCGCTGACACTGTGGTTTTTCGTGGCCTATGTGCTGTCGTCGCCGATTACGGGATGGCTGGGCGACAGGTTTCCGCGCAAGCCGATGATCGTGATTGCGGCGCTGGGAATCAGCGCGATGAATTTTTTCACGGCAAGCGTACACGGGTATCTGTCGCTGAATATCCGGCACGCGGCGCTGGGTGTCGTTGAGGCGAGCTTCGGGATCTTTGCCCCGGCGCTGCTGGCGGACTTCTATGCGGAAGACAGACGAAACACGGTGCTGACGATCTTCAACGTTGCGATCCCCGTGGGAGCGGCGTTGGGGTTCCTGACGGGCGGCATGATCGGACACAGCCATGGATGGCGTATGGCGTTTATTGCCTCTGCCGTGCCGGGAGCGCTGATTGCGCTGTTGATCCTGTTCTTTATGAAAGAGCCGCAGCGCACCGGCAGCGGGCAGGAAAAGGCTGTTGCGGATAAGGCTTCAGTGCTGTCGTTGCTGACGAACAAGGCGTATCTCTGCTCGATCCTGGGGTACGCGGCTGTGACGTTTTCGCTGGGTGGCATCTCGTGGTGGATGGTGTCGTTTCTGCAACGCATCAACGGCTTCTCGCAGGACCGTGCCGGAACCGTCATGGGGGGCATCACGGTGGTCTGCGGATTGGGTGGTACGGTTTGCGGCGGCGTGCTCGCGCAGTGGTGGTCGAAGAAGAGCGATAAGGCCCTGTACCTGGTTCCGGCGTTGAGTGCGCTGCTCGCGGTGCCTCCTGCGGTGCTGTGCTTCTTCGGGCCGAAGAGCATGACCCTGCCTGCGCTGGGTGTGGCTGTGTTTCTTGTCTTCCTTGGCACGGGACCCGTCAATGCTGCAACGTTGAACGCCGTACCTGCGAATCTGCGGGCCTCGGCTATGGCGGGGCAGTTGTTCGCGATCCATGTCTTTGGAGATGCCTTTTCGCCAAAGATCATCGGTATCGTCAGTGACCACTCGAACCTGCGTCTGGGGCTTGGCGTCACGTTGATTACCTTTGTGCTCGCGGCGATTATCTTCTTTATCGGAGCGCAGTTTGCGCCGAAGTTGAAACACACCCTCGAGGCTCCTGCCGTCGCATGATCGATAGAATCTGGCGGGATGTGATCGCACTTTCCGCCTGGGGTATTGCCATACCCTGGTGTGTCAGAACGAGCGCATTGATCCAGAACT encodes:
- a CDS encoding spinster family MFS transporter → MTTAPTTGMKSNRSAIAGATVALVLLTGMNFVNYLDRYILPAVQEQVKGEFRLSDDQIGSLTLWFFVAYVLSSPITGWLGDRFPRKPMIVIAALGISAMNFFTASVHGYLSLNIRHAALGVVEASFGIFAPALLADFYAEDRRNTVLTIFNVAIPVGAALGFLTGGMIGHSHGWRMAFIASAVPGALIALLILFFMKEPQRTGSGQEKAVADKASVLSLLTNKAYLCSILGYAAVTFSLGGISWWMVSFLQRINGFSQDRAGTVMGGITVVCGLGGTVCGGVLAQWWSKKSDKALYLVPALSALLAVPPAVLCFFGPKSMTLPALGVAVFLVFLGTGPVNAATLNAVPANLRASAMAGQLFAIHVFGDAFSPKIIGIVSDHSNLRLGLGVTLITFVLAAIIFFIGAQFAPKLKHTLEAPAVA